One window of the Candidatus Saccharibacteria bacterium genome contains the following:
- a CDS encoding SDR family NAD(P)-dependent oxidoreductase, which produces MKRAFVTGASKGIGLAIIDKLALGGGCEVVGTYNSTKPKEQDNIKYVKVDLSNRTELLEALESLKPEKFDYIVNCAGLFG; this is translated from the coding sequence ATGAAAAGAGCATTTGTAACAGGCGCGTCAAAAGGAATTGGGCTGGCCATTATAGATAAACTAGCATTAGGGGGGGGCTGCGAGGTTGTTGGCACTTATAATTCGACCAAGCCAAAAGAGCAGGATAATATAAAGTACGTCAAAGTTGATCTTTCCAATCGAACAGAGTTACTTGAAGCCCTAGAGAGCCTAAAACCAGAAAAATTTGATTATATTGTAAATTGTGCCGGACTGTTCGGGTAA
- a CDS encoding VIT1/CCC1 transporter family protein, protein MKTIVSGEYVRSSFFGFEDSLVSTTGVLAGMAVGTSDKAALLLSAVVVIAVQSISGSASEFISAQIDDDIEHSKHPANPYLSALVIAIAYVVAGFLPLLPYLFLPHPHAIYASVGLALVALALLGVYKGVITHKSALRASLEVIVIGGLSAAVGIIAGIVFKV, encoded by the coding sequence ATGAAGACGATCGTATCGGGCGAATACGTACGTAGCAGCTTCTTCGGATTCGAAGATAGCTTGGTAAGCACAACCGGGGTGCTGGCTGGCATGGCTGTTGGTACGTCAGATAAGGCAGCCTTGCTTTTGAGCGCCGTCGTAGTAATAGCTGTCCAGAGTATTTCGGGAAGTGCCAGCGAGTTTATTAGCGCCCAAATTGACGACGATATTGAACACTCCAAACATCCGGCCAACCCCTACCTAAGCGCCCTAGTAATCGCTATAGCATATGTTGTGGCTGGTTTTTTGCCACTGCTGCCCTATCTTTTTTTGCCGCATCCGCACGCTATTTATGCCAGTGTTGGCCTGGCGCTTGTTGCCCTTGCCTTGCTTGGCGTTTACAAAGGCGTGATTACCCACAAGAGTGCCCTGCGCGCTAGCCTAGAGGTTATAGTTATTGGTGGACTTTCGGCCGCAGTGGGCATCATCGCCGGGATAGTATTTAAGGTATAG
- the mraY gene encoding phospho-N-acetylmuramoyl-pentapeptide-transferase, producing the protein MFDKALAISSLTFVLTQAFVAFVVAMAFTPLYTHFAYKYKLWKQIRETAVTGEKAPVFHALHAAKHKKPFPTMAGIIMVLAITLVTVTLNWSRSQTYLLVFGLVAAGSVGLLDDIINIRGRGGGVAGLRSVIKFLLILGVAAVGALYFFFKLGFSHIHVPAVGNFDIGWLYIPLFIVVIVATSNAVNITDGLDGLSGGLLSLAFLAYGGIAFVQGNIGIAGFCLATVGAVLAYTWFNIFPARFMMGDVGSFALGTALGIVAMLTNSVFVLPIIGGVFVLEAGSSLLQISSKKLFRRKIFRSAPIHHHLEALGWPETKVTMRLWIVGAVLASLGLVIGLIARG; encoded by the coding sequence ATGTTTGATAAAGCCCTAGCTATAAGCAGCCTAACATTTGTACTCACCCAAGCCTTCGTGGCTTTTGTAGTTGCTATGGCATTTACACCGCTTTACACTCACTTTGCTTATAAGTACAAACTCTGGAAGCAGATCCGCGAAACGGCCGTAACTGGTGAGAAAGCTCCGGTTTTTCACGCCCTGCATGCTGCCAAGCACAAAAAGCCATTTCCAACCATGGCTGGCATCATAATGGTTTTAGCTATCACCTTGGTGACAGTAACCCTCAACTGGAGCCGGTCTCAAACCTACTTGCTGGTGTTTGGGTTGGTAGCAGCCGGCAGCGTGGGTTTGCTCGACGACATTATCAACATTCGCGGCCGTGGTGGTGGGGTGGCCGGCTTGCGTTCGGTAATTAAGTTTTTGTTGATCTTGGGGGTAGCCGCTGTAGGTGCGTTATATTTCTTCTTTAAGCTCGGCTTTAGCCATATTCATGTACCCGCTGTTGGCAATTTCGACATCGGCTGGCTATATATTCCGCTATTTATTGTGGTGATAGTAGCAACCTCAAACGCCGTTAATATTACCGATGGGCTCGATGGCCTTTCGGGAGGCCTTCTGTCGCTGGCATTCTTGGCTTATGGCGGGATTGCCTTCGTTCAGGGCAATATAGGCATAGCTGGTTTTTGCTTGGCAACTGTTGGTGCTGTGTTGGCATACACCTGGTTTAATATCTTTCCGGCCCGCTTTATGATGGGCGATGTTGGCTCCTTTGCACTTGGCACAGCGCTTGGCATTGTGGCTATGCTGACCAACTCAGTCTTTGTATTGCCTATAATAGGTGGTGTATTCGTGCTCGAGGCTGGCTCGAGTTTATTACAAATTTCTTCCAAGAAGTTATTTAGGCGTAAAATCTTTCGCTCTGCGCCGATTCATCATCATCTGGAAGCTCTAGGCTGGCCAGAAACAAAAGTCACTATGCGGCTTTGGATTGTTGGTGCAGTTTTGGCGTCGCTTGGGCTAGTAATAGGCTTAATTGCGCGTGGCTA
- a CDS encoding PIG-L family deacetylase, which translates to MSEIKDSYNDVFKHKKRILVVAAHPDDNEVICGGLVARLTTDGKKVRLVVTTNGEKGVGASKTDPTAFGEGRKQEQQKAAAVLGIPVGENFNLDVPDGEFENSLNNIEKIAWHIREFKPDIVITHNPDEVINTFSSKDGVRWVNHRDHRDTALVTTDAIYPYSRDRAFFPDQLQKLEPHTVTEVLYADSYEHPCRVYFDVTDYVDKKAEALNCCPSVIESEHVQEYVDETKIGDRYYEQLRYYSRLY; encoded by the coding sequence ATGAGCGAGATTAAAGATTCCTACAATGATGTGTTCAAACATAAAAAGCGAATTTTGGTTGTAGCCGCCCACCCCGATGATAACGAGGTTATTTGTGGTGGTTTGGTAGCTAGATTAACCACTGACGGTAAAAAAGTCCGCTTAGTGGTTACAACCAATGGCGAGAAAGGCGTTGGCGCCTCTAAAACCGATCCCACAGCTTTTGGCGAAGGCCGCAAGCAAGAACAGCAAAAAGCTGCCGCCGTGCTAGGAATTCCTGTGGGCGAAAACTTTAATTTGGATGTACCCGATGGCGAATTCGAGAATAGCCTAAATAACATCGAGAAAATTGCTTGGCATATACGCGAATTTAAACCAGATATTGTAATCACCCACAATCCAGACGAGGTTATTAACACTTTCTCGAGCAAAGACGGCGTGCGCTGGGTTAACCATCGCGATCACCGAGACACTGCCCTAGTTACAACCGATGCCATCTACCCCTACTCTCGCGACCGAGCCTTCTTTCCAGACCAACTCCAAAAGCTTGAGCCTCACACCGTTACAGAGGTGCTCTACGCCGACTCATACGAGCACCCTTGTCGGGTTTACTTTGATGTTACAGATTATGTCGATAAAAAGGCCGAGGCTCTCAACTGCTGCCCTAGCGTTATCGAATCTGAACACGTGCAAGAATATGTTGATGAAACTAAGATTGGTGACCGCTACTACGAACAGCTGAGATATTACAGTAGACTGTACTAG
- a CDS encoding glycine--tRNA ligase: MATEKNKITMEELVSYCKRRGFVFQASEIYGGVAGMYDFGPYGVELKNNLKRAWWTEMVYKNPNIYGLDSAIIQHPKVWEASGHTERFNDPMVDCRNCKHRYRADKLAEVDDVTNEELVELLANIKCPNCGKIDWTEPKAFNLLVEAHMGSIEGEKNIVYLRGETCQGIYTDYNSVRETMRAKIPFGIAQIGKAFRNEITPGDFLFRQREFEQAELQVFVHPDMANEVFAHWKEARMAWHQKFLTKDNLRFREHGEKERAHYAKAAWDIEYKFPFGFKEMEGIHNRGDWDLSRHSKYSGSDLQYFDEESGKKYIPWIVETSVGVDRMFLATLIDAYTEEEVKGEARVVLKLPKELAPVKVAVLPLSKKPELNKVATEVFSSIAGEYNVEYDETQSIGKRYRRQDEIGTPYCVTVDFESLDDQAVTVRERDSMKQERVKIEELKGYLEDKLK; the protein is encoded by the coding sequence ATGGCCACAGAGAAAAACAAAATCACTATGGAGGAGCTGGTAAGTTACTGCAAGCGCCGTGGCTTTGTGTTTCAGGCTAGTGAGATCTATGGTGGCGTGGCTGGTATGTACGACTTTGGCCCATACGGGGTTGAGCTCAAAAACAATCTCAAGCGAGCTTGGTGGACTGAAATGGTCTACAAAAACCCAAACATCTATGGTTTAGACAGTGCGATTATTCAACACCCCAAAGTCTGGGAGGCTTCTGGGCACACGGAGCGCTTTAATGATCCTATGGTTGATTGTCGCAACTGTAAGCACCGTTACCGAGCCGACAAGCTGGCCGAGGTCGATGATGTTACCAACGAAGAGCTTGTTGAGCTGTTAGCAAACATCAAATGCCCTAATTGCGGTAAGATCGACTGGACAGAACCTAAAGCCTTCAACTTGTTGGTTGAAGCACACATGGGTTCAATTGAGGGGGAAAAGAACATTGTGTATCTGCGGGGTGAAACCTGCCAGGGGATTTACACCGACTACAATAGCGTGCGCGAAACTATGCGGGCCAAGATTCCGTTCGGCATTGCGCAAATCGGCAAGGCCTTTCGTAACGAGATTACCCCAGGAGATTTCCTGTTCCGGCAACGTGAGTTTGAGCAGGCCGAGTTGCAAGTATTTGTGCATCCCGATATGGCCAATGAAGTGTTTGCGCACTGGAAAGAAGCACGCATGGCTTGGCACCAGAAGTTCTTAACCAAAGACAACTTACGTTTTCGAGAGCATGGCGAAAAAGAACGAGCTCACTATGCCAAGGCAGCCTGGGACATTGAATACAAATTCCCATTTGGCTTTAAAGAAATGGAAGGTATTCATAACCGGGGTGATTGGGACCTTAGTCGACATAGCAAATATAGTGGCAGTGATCTACAATACTTCGACGAAGAATCGGGCAAAAAATACATACCCTGGATTGTGGAAACCTCGGTTGGAGTGGACCGAATGTTCCTAGCCACACTAATAGATGCTTATACCGAAGAAGAAGTAAAAGGTGAAGCACGCGTGGTATTAAAACTACCAAAAGAGCTAGCGCCGGTCAAAGTTGCCGTACTACCGCTGAGTAAGAAGCCCGAACTTAACAAGGTTGCTACAGAAGTATTTAGCTCAATCGCTGGTGAATATAATGTAGAATACGACGAAACTCAAAGCATTGGTAAGCGCTACCGCCGCCAAGATGAGATCGGCACACCATACTGCGTAACCGTCGACTTCGAAAGCCTAGACGATCAGGCTGTAACCGTTCGCGAACGCGATAGCATGAAACAAGAGCGCGTGAAGATTGAAGAACTCAAGGGCTATCTCGAGGACAAACTCAAGTGA
- a CDS encoding penicillin-binding protein 2, which yields MSVSVSVQTNRRIIVLAALFVLLGLLIIGKLIYIQAFLNRKYLTQANQQQSRKFEIPTNRGEIFVRDSNGLYPVALNQRLQVVAVDPKFVKDAGEVASKLAPILGLNSNDIYAKIRNADSRYVEVKQRVSDSDASKIRDLNIAGVILATKAYRYYPEANLFSHVLGYVNADGEGQYGLEQYINEDLSGQVGQLKAVTDSLGVPISSTENTAVQPIDGTSYVLTLDRNIQNVARDALVKAVTDNRAESGSIIVMDPKTGAIKAMVSYPDYDPNNFSTVGDYKTFVNTAITSLYEPGSGFKIFTMSAGINTGKVKPDTTYNDTGEVKLGDKVIRNAENGKFGVQTMADVIQRSLNTGVVFVLRQLGGDPDKITLKAKQTLAEYFKKFGFGERTGIELADEANSPIKRPEKSADIDYANMAFGQGISVTSIQMITAAAAIANGGKLYQPQIIAESIAPNGTIKKTQPKLIDSNVVSPQTAAQVAQMMTRVVQNGSGWMARTTGYSIAGKTGTAQVPKADGSGYEESKNIGSFVGFAPVDDPKFVMLVRIDYPKVSGFAETTAVPAFAAIERTLFDYYNIPPRAN from the coding sequence TTGAGCGTTAGCGTCTCCGTCCAAACAAACCGCCGCATAATAGTGCTGGCGGCTTTGTTTGTATTATTGGGTCTGCTAATTATTGGTAAGCTAATTTACATACAGGCTTTTCTAAATCGCAAATATTTAACCCAAGCCAATCAGCAACAATCGCGCAAGTTCGAAATCCCAACCAACCGGGGAGAAATATTTGTACGAGATAGCAATGGCTTATACCCAGTGGCGCTCAATCAACGTTTACAAGTTGTAGCGGTTGACCCCAAATTTGTTAAAGACGCTGGTGAAGTGGCCAGTAAATTAGCCCCCATACTGGGCCTAAATAGCAACGACATATACGCTAAAATTCGCAATGCAGATAGTCGTTATGTTGAAGTTAAGCAGAGGGTTTCAGATTCTGATGCCAGTAAAATTCGAGACCTGAATATAGCCGGCGTAATATTGGCTACCAAGGCTTACCGCTATTACCCTGAAGCCAACCTGTTTTCGCATGTACTTGGTTATGTTAATGCCGATGGCGAGGGTCAATATGGGTTGGAGCAATATATCAACGAGGACTTAAGTGGTCAAGTTGGGCAGCTTAAGGCCGTAACTGACAGCTTGGGGGTACCAATTTCCAGCACTGAAAACACTGCTGTCCAGCCGATTGATGGTACCAGCTATGTACTAACCCTTGACCGCAATATTCAAAATGTGGCTCGCGATGCTTTAGTCAAAGCGGTCACCGATAACAGGGCTGAATCGGGTAGCATTATAGTTATGGATCCTAAGACTGGCGCTATTAAAGCCATGGTAAGCTACCCCGACTACGACCCCAATAACTTTAGCACTGTCGGTGACTATAAGACCTTTGTAAACACGGCCATAACCAGTCTCTACGAACCTGGTTCGGGGTTTAAGATATTCACCATGTCGGCCGGGATCAATACCGGCAAGGTTAAGCCAGACACGACATACAATGACACGGGCGAAGTTAAGCTCGGCGACAAGGTGATACGCAATGCCGAAAATGGTAAGTTTGGTGTTCAGACTATGGCCGATGTAATCCAGCGCTCACTTAATACTGGTGTGGTGTTTGTATTGCGCCAGCTCGGCGGCGATCCCGATAAGATAACCTTAAAGGCTAAACAAACATTAGCCGAATACTTTAAAAAGTTCGGCTTTGGTGAACGCACTGGCATAGAGCTTGCCGACGAGGCTAACTCACCAATTAAGCGACCCGAAAAAAGCGCCGATATTGATTATGCTAACATGGCCTTCGGGCAGGGTATTTCGGTCACCAGCATTCAGATGATTACAGCGGCAGCCGCGATTGCAAATGGTGGCAAGCTCTACCAGCCGCAGATAATTGCCGAATCAATCGCGCCCAACGGCACTATCAAGAAGACTCAACCTAAGCTGATCGACAGTAACGTCGTTAGTCCTCAAACAGCAGCCCAGGTAGCCCAAATGATGACCCGAGTGGTGCAAAACGGTTCAGGCTGGATGGCTCGCACGACCGGCTACAGTATAGCCGGTAAAACAGGGACGGCTCAGGTGCCAAAAGCCGATGGCAGTGGCTACGAAGAAAGCAAAAACATCGGCAGCTTTGTAGGTTTTGCGCCGGTTGATGATCCTAAGTTCGTAATGTTGGTTAGAATCGATTACCCGAAAGTTTCGGGATTTGCCGAAACCACAGCTGTGCCGGCCTTTGCGGCTATCGAGCGCACCCTGTTTGATTATTACAACATCCCGCCAAGGGCGAATTAA
- the recO gene encoding DNA repair protein RecO, whose product MRDFLATGFVLRRYNQAETNRILIFFSQQQGKLKLMAKGVRKVGSRRAGHLEPFVLTRLHLHRGRTFDIVTTAEAQKVYDLDFSNLEQISLGYLFLEMVDKTAVEHQKNQAIFELLQESFGWLSSRDDSKLLRIYFCVKLLQALGNQPNLDVQQGQKHYLSYDDGRVLATKPAGPAGEISIEVIKLWRLVYSHNFSVVKRVSVDSKQLDLAQNLLDKYFQYHFGLSFRSSSILKQ is encoded by the coding sequence GTGAGGGATTTCTTAGCAACCGGTTTTGTGCTGCGTCGCTACAACCAAGCCGAAACTAACCGCATACTAATCTTTTTTAGCCAACAGCAGGGCAAGCTTAAACTTATGGCCAAGGGGGTGCGCAAAGTTGGCAGCCGACGAGCTGGGCATTTGGAGCCATTTGTACTAACACGCCTCCATCTGCACCGAGGTCGAACTTTCGATATTGTAACCACCGCCGAAGCTCAAAAGGTTTACGATTTAGACTTTAGCAACCTCGAGCAAATCAGCTTGGGCTATCTGTTTTTAGAGATGGTCGACAAAACTGCCGTTGAACACCAAAAGAACCAAGCTATTTTTGAGTTGTTACAGGAAAGTTTTGGCTGGTTGTCGAGCCGAGACGATAGCAAGCTGCTACGAATCTACTTTTGTGTTAAACTTTTGCAGGCCCTGGGCAACCAGCCCAATCTAGATGTTCAACAGGGCCAAAAACACTATCTGTCGTACGACGATGGCCGGGTGTTGGCCACCAAGCCCGCTGGTCCGGCTGGCGAGATATCAATCGAGGTCATTAAGCTGTGGCGACTGGTGTATAGCCATAACTTTTCGGTGGTTAAACGAGTGAGCGTGGACTCGAAGCAACTGGACTTGGCCCAGAATCTGCTCGACAAGTACTTTCAGTATCACTTTGGGCTCAGTTTTCGCTCTAGCTCGATCTTAAAACAATAA
- the rsmH gene encoding 16S rRNA (cytosine(1402)-N(4))-methyltransferase RsmH: MKKMQHIPVLLGEVLEVLKPKAGNRFADFTAGYGGHSTKLLKAVGKHGFGYLFDQDPAAIQHLAQQLKDHQNVVIKQANFGDLDWVNDLPTVDIMLVDLGVSSPQLDTPRRGFSFRQDGPLDMRMDTQQSLTAAEIVNTYRERELADLIYCYGEERRSRQIAKAVVEARTEAPIETTLQLADIVHAVMPKGKIDSATRTFQALRIAVNDEIGALESFLQNFPAKLAPGGRIAIVSFHSLEDRLVKQTFKILSTPTQDQFGQVASKPQFKLVTKKPIVVNEYDLNPRARSGKLRAVEKIN, translated from the coding sequence ATGAAAAAGATGCAACACATACCGGTGTTATTAGGTGAAGTCTTAGAAGTTTTGAAGCCAAAAGCAGGTAACAGATTTGCAGATTTTACGGCTGGATATGGTGGGCACAGCACCAAGCTACTAAAAGCCGTTGGCAAACATGGCTTTGGCTATCTGTTCGATCAAGACCCGGCCGCAATCCAGCACTTGGCGCAGCAGCTTAAAGACCATCAGAATGTGGTGATCAAGCAAGCCAACTTTGGCGATCTAGATTGGGTGAACGATCTGCCAACCGTCGATATAATGCTAGTTGATCTGGGCGTAAGTTCGCCTCAGCTCGATACGCCGCGGCGCGGCTTTAGCTTTCGGCAAGACGGCCCGCTCGATATGAGAATGGACACTCAACAAAGCTTAACCGCAGCCGAGATTGTAAACACTTATCGCGAAAGGGAACTAGCTGATCTGATTTATTGCTATGGCGAGGAGCGCCGATCACGACAAATTGCCAAGGCAGTTGTCGAGGCACGGACCGAAGCACCAATTGAGACTACTCTACAGCTAGCCGACATTGTTCATGCGGTAATGCCGAAGGGCAAGATCGATTCAGCCACCCGAACCTTTCAGGCCTTGCGAATAGCCGTAAACGACGAAATCGGCGCTTTAGAAAGTTTTTTGCAGAACTTCCCGGCCAAATTAGCACCCGGTGGTAGAATTGCGATCGTAAGTTTTCATAGCCTAGAAGATAGGCTAGTAAAACAAACTTTTAAAATTCTAAGCACACCAACCCAGGATCAATTCGGACAAGTTGCATCAAAACCCCAGTTTAAGCTGGTTACCAAGAAGCCAATAGTGGTCAATGAATATGATTTGAACCCACGAGCTCGCTCTGGCAAGTTGCGAGCCGTCGAAAAGATTAATTAA
- a CDS encoding SDR family oxidoreductase, whose product MELFDLNKWDRSLEVMLTAPYIVVEALNHNMPWGSAVVNIVSNDAATGAFVGFAYSAAKSGLISLTKSLGNVLGYKGIRVNAIAPGWIDTDMGPENDVIKKAAEEVTPLGRIGRPEEIAETATFLLSDKASFINGAVIFEDGGQSNVDYTLYKEWKS is encoded by the coding sequence GTGGAACTATTTGATCTTAATAAATGGGATCGATCACTAGAGGTTATGCTAACGGCTCCATATATTGTGGTTGAAGCTCTTAACCACAATATGCCATGGGGCAGTGCGGTAGTTAACATTGTTAGTAATGACGCAGCGACAGGTGCTTTTGTTGGCTTTGCTTACTCTGCCGCAAAGTCAGGGCTAATCAGCCTGACCAAAAGTCTAGGTAATGTACTGGGCTATAAAGGAATACGCGTAAATGCTATCGCGCCAGGCTGGATTGATACTGACATGGGGCCTGAGAACGATGTTATTAAGAAAGCTGCTGAAGAAGTCACTCCTCTTGGTAGGATTGGCAGACCCGAAGAGATTGCAGAGACTGCGACATTTCTTTTGTCTGACAAGGCCTCTTTTATAAATGGAGCAGTTATTTTTGAGGATGGCGGGCAGAGCAACGTTGACTACACTCTTTATAAAGAATGGAAAAGCTAG
- a CDS encoding response regulator yields MSAKTQKTIFLIEDDNLLATMYKTKFEMMGYGVQTCENAEMCLLDLKKGAKPDIFLVDILLPGMNGLQLIKEIRKQPQYNEVPIVILTNLHPAEVDLKHELSQSLGIVGFYVKSQISPRELVGQVTAILEEPK; encoded by the coding sequence ATGAGTGCTAAAACCCAAAAAACCATATTTTTGATCGAAGACGACAACCTATTGGCCACCATGTACAAGACAAAGTTTGAGATGATGGGCTACGGGGTGCAAACCTGTGAAAATGCCGAAATGTGCCTGCTAGATCTCAAAAAAGGTGCTAAGCCAGATATCTTCTTGGTAGATATTTTGTTGCCCGGTATGAATGGGTTGCAACTAATCAAAGAAATTCGCAAGCAACCACAGTACAACGAAGTGCCGATCGTGATTTTAACTAATCTCCATCCGGCCGAGGTCGATCTTAAACATGAGTTGTCGCAGAGTCTGGGTATTGTTGGCTTTTATGTTAAATCGCAAATTTCGCCTCGTGAGTTGGTCGGCCAGGTTACGGCAATTCTTGAAGAACCGAAGTGA
- a CDS encoding cell division/cell wall cluster transcriptional repressor MraZ, protein MDYFERKLDDKNRLTIPKEIRLELGEKIVVTRGFGKYLHLYSERVWNTEMENALKGDILDERTADLNVRFRMGKSEPVMDQKQGRITLEAHQLAYAGIARDVVAVRVGNYWRLTAAETAAQV, encoded by the coding sequence ATGGACTACTTCGAACGCAAACTTGACGACAAAAATAGGTTGACCATCCCCAAAGAAATTCGCCTAGAGCTAGGCGAGAAAATTGTAGTTACCCGGGGATTTGGAAAATACCTGCACCTTTACTCTGAACGGGTCTGGAACACCGAAATGGAAAATGCCTTAAAAGGCGACATATTAGATGAGCGCACAGCTGATCTGAACGTTCGCTTCCGAATGGGCAAGTCCGAACCGGTAATGGATCAAAAGCAAGGGAGAATCACCCTAGAAGCTCATCAACTGGCCTACGCAGGCATCGCTCGCGATGTTGTAGCCGTGCGAGTTGGCAACTACTGGCGCTTAACAGCCGCCGAAACCGCCGCTCAAGTCTAG